In Jannaschia sp. W003, the genomic stretch GCGCAACGCGCAGTACGGCCCCTTCACGCCCGGCTTCGTCCGCGTGCCGCACTGCCTGGAGTACCGCGCCGAGGCGCAGGGCTGGGGCGACCTCTCGGGCGAGGCCTACGGCCGCCGCGCCGCCGACGCCATCGAGGAGGTGATCCTCGCCGAGGGCCCCGACACCGTGGGCGCGCTGTGCCTCGAGCCGATCACCGCCGGCGGCGGCGTCATCACGCCCCCGCCCGGCTACTGGGAGCGGGTGATGGAAATCGTGCGCAAGTACGACCTGCTCCTGCACATCGACGAGGTCGTCTGCGGCGTGGGCCGGACGGGCAAGTGGTTCGGCTACCAGCACTACGGCATCGAGCCCGACTTCGTGTCGATGGCGAAGGGCGTGGCCTCGGGCTACGCGGCCATCTCCTGCCTCGCCACCTCGGAGCGGGTCTTCGAGATGTTCAAGGACGACCCTTCGGACCCGATGGGCTACTTCCGCGACGTGTCCACCTTCGGCGGCTGCACCGCCGGGCCGACCGCGGGCCTCAAGAACATGGAGATCATCGAGCGCGAAGGCCTCCTGGAGAACACCGTCCGAATGGGCGAGCGCCTCGTCGCCAACATGGAGGCACTGTCGGAGAAGCACCGCGTGATCGGCCAGGTGCGCGGCAAAGGCCTCTTCGCGGGCGCCGAGCTGGTCGCCGACCGCACCACCCGCGAGCCGGTGCCCGAGGCGCAGGTCAAGGCGGTGGTCGCGGACTGCATGGCGCAGGGCGTGATCCTCGGGGCCTCGAACCGCTCGCTCCCGGGCTTCAACAACTGCCTGCTGTTCTCGCCCGCCCTCATCGCCACCGAGTCCGACATCGACGCCATCACCGGCGCCGTGGACGAGGCGCTGGGCCGGGTGTTCGCCTGACCCGCGGGCGGGCGGGCCCCGGCCCGCCCGTGCCGTTGCGGGCGCCCGGACGCGGGCGCTAGCCTCGCCCCGATGCCCATCCCGGCCGAATCCTTCGCGCTAGACCCCGCGCATCCGGGCACGCTCCAGCGGCAGGTGCGCGAGCTGGTGGTGGACGGCATCCTCGCGGGGCGCTTCCGGCCCGGCGACCGGATGCCCTCGACCCGGGGCCTCGCGCGGCACCTCGGGATCAGCCGGATCACCGTGACGCTCGCCTATGCCGACCTCGTGGCGGGCGACTACCTCGACGCGCGCGGCCGCTCAGGAACCTTCGTCAGCCGCGACGCCCCGAGTCCCGCCGCCGCGCCGTCCCGCCCCGCGTCCCCGCCGCCGCCCGAGGCGCGGGTGGACTGGAGCCGCGCCCTCGGCCCGCGCTTCCCCGCCCCCCGCGCCCCCGAGCGGCCCGCGGACTGGCGCAGCTACCGCTTCCCGTTCATCTACGGCCAGACCGACGCGCGCCTGTTCGACCACGCCAACTGGCGCCGCTGCGCGCTGCAGGCCTTGGGCGCGCGCGACTTCAACGCCATGACCGAGGACAGCTACGGCCGCGACGACCCCCTGCTGGTCGAGCAGATCGCCACCCGCATCCTGCCGCGCCGGGGCATCCTCGCCGGGCCGGGCGAGATCCTCGTGACCATGGGCGCGCAGAACGCCCTGTGGCTGGTGGCGCAGGTGCTGCTGACCCAGCGCCGCCTCGCCGTGATGGAGGACCCCGGCTACCCCGCCCTGCGCGAGATCCTGGAGCTGTCGCGCTGCTCCCTGCGCGCCGTGGCCGTGGACGCGGACGGCCTGCCGCCCGAGGCCGTGCCCGCGGCCACGGACGTGCTCTTCGTCACCCCCTCGCACCACTGCCCCACCGCCGTCACCATGCCCACCGCCCGGCGCCGCGCGCTCCTCGCGCGGGCCGAGGCCGAGAACTTCCTCGTGGTCGAGGACGACTACGAATTCGAGCTGGCCTTCCTCGCCCCGCCCTCGCCGGCGCTCAAGTCGCTCGATCGCGCGGGGCGGGTGATCTACATCGGCTCCTTCGCGAAGTCGCTCTTTCCGGGCCTGCGCCTCGGCTACGTCGCCGCCGCCGAGCCGCTGGTGGCCGAGCTGCGGCGCCTGCGCTCCCTCGTGCTGCGCCACCCGCCGGGCCACCTGCAGCGCGCCGCCGCGCATTTCCTGGCCGAGGGGCACTACGACGCGCAGGTCACGCGCATGACCCGCGCCCTGCGCGAGCGCCGCGCCGCCGCCGTCTCGGCCCTCGCAGACTGCGGCCTTGCCCCCGAGAGCAGCAGCGCCTTCGGCGGCTCCTCGCTGTGGATGCGCGCCCCCATCCACGTGCGCGCGCGCGACCTGGCCGAGCGCCTGCGCCCCGCCTCCGTGCTGATCGAGCCGGCCGACGCCTTCCGCGCCGCGCCCGCGCCCGGCCCCTTTTACCGCCTGGGCTACGGCGCCATCGGCCCGGACCGCATCCCCGAGGGCATCCGCCGCATCGCCGAGACCGCCGCGCGCATGGCCTGATCTGGACCGACCGGCCCCGCCGCGCTGGCCCTATCGGCCGCTTGACCGCCCCGGTAGAGGACGGCAGACCGTGGGGAAGCGGGCCGGCGACCGGGCCCCGATTTCCTGCAGACGCGGCACGGCCGGCGCACGCCCGGCGAGGGGAGACAGCCATGAAGATGACCACCGAGGAGGCCTTCGTGAAAGTCCTCCAGCGCCACGGCATCCGCCACGCCTTCGGCATCATCGGCTCGGCCATGATGCCGATCTCGGACCTGTTCCCCACGGCCGGGATCACCTTCTGGGACTGCGCGCACGAAGGCTCGGCGGGGTTCATGGCCGACGGCTACACCCGCGCCACCGGCGAGATGTCGATGATGATCGCCCAGAACGGCCCGGGCATCACCAACTTCGTGACGGCCGTGAAGACCGCCTACTGGAACCACACGCCGCTGCTGCTGGTGACGCCGCAGGCCGCCAACAAGACGATCGGCCAGGGTGGCTTCCAGGAAGTCGAGCAGATGAAGCTGTTCGAGGACATGGTCGCCTACCAGGAGGAGGTCCGCGACCCCTCGCGCATCGCCGAGGTGCTGGCGCGCGTGATCGCCAAGGCCAAGCGCCTGTCGGGCCCGGCCCAGATCAACGTCCCCCGCGACTTCTGGACCCAGGTCGTGGACATCGAGATCCCGGAGCCGGTCGAGTTCGAGCGCTCGCCCGGGGGCCGCCAGTCCATCCGCCAGGCCGCCGAGCTGCTGTCCTCGGCCAAGTTCCCGGTCATCCTGAACGGCGCCGGCGTGGTGCTGTCCGAGGGCGGCATCGACGCCTCCCGGCGCCTCGCCGAGCGGCTCGATGCGCCAGTCTGCGTCGGCTACCAGCACAACGACGCCTTCCCCGGCTCGCACCCCCTCTTCGCCGGCCCCCTGGGCTACAACGGCTCGAAGGCGGCGATGGAGCTGATCGCGAAGGCCGACGTGGTGCTGGCCCTCGGCACCCGTCTGAACCCCTTCAGCACCCTGCCCGGCTACGGCATCGACTACTGGCCCCGGGACGCCAAGGTGATTCAGGTCGACCTGAACCCCGACCGCATCGGCCTGACCAAGAAGGTCGCCGTGGGGATCGTGGGGGACGCGGCGCAGGTCGCCGAGGGCATCCTCGAGAGCCTCGCGGACGGCGCCGGGGACGCGGGCCGCGACGACCGCCGCGGCCTCGTCGCCGACACCAAGTCCCGGTGGAAGCAGGAGCTGTCCTCGCTCGACCACGAGGAGGACGATCCCGGCACCACCTGGAACGAGCGCGCCCGCGCCGACAAGCCCGACTGGATGAGCCCCCGCATGGCGTGGCGCGCAATCCAGTCGGCCCTGCCGCGCGATGCGATCATCAGCAGCGACATCGGCAACAACTGCGCCATCGGCAACGCCTACCCGGACTTCGACGCGGGCCGGAAATACTTGGCTCCCGGCCTCTTCGGCCCCTGCGGCTACGGCCTGCCCTCCATCGTGGGCGCCAAGATCGGGCAGCCGGACGTGCCTGTGGTGGGCTTCGCCGGCGACGGCGCGTTCGGCATCGCGGTGAACGAGCTGACCGCGATCGGGCGCGAGGAATGGCCCGCGATCACCCAGATCGTGTTCCGCAACTTCCAGTGGGGCGCCGAGAAGCGGAACTCCACGCTCTGGTTCGACGACAACTTCGTGGGCACCGAGCTGGACGACGGGGTGGACTACAGCAAGATCGCCGAGGCCTGCGGCCTGCGCGGCGTGCGCGTTCGGACCCAGGACGAACTGCGCGACGCGCTGTCCGAGGCCATCGACGCGCAGATGAAGCGCGGCGAGACCACGCTGATCGAGGTGCTGCTGAACCAGGAGCTGGGCGAGCCCTTCCGCCGCGACGCCATGAAGAAGCCGGTGCGCGTGGCGGGCATCTCGAAGGACGACATGCGGATCGCCGCGGAGTGATCCGCCGGGGGGCCGGGCCTCAGGCCAGCGCGCAGGTGATCACGGCGGCGTCCACGATGTCGTCCACCCGCGCGCCCCGGCTCAGGTCGCAGACCGGGCGGCGGAAGCCCTGCAGCACGGGGCCCACCGCCTGCGCGCCCGCCAGTTCCTGCGCCAGCTTGTAGGCGATGTTGCCCGCGTCCAGCGAAGGGAAGACCAGCACGTTGACCGCCTCCACCGCCACGCCCTTGCGCCGGCCCACCTCCGGGTCGAGAGCGGCGTCCGCCTGCACCGGCCCGGCGAAGCCGGTCGCCTCGGCGGCGGCGCGCACGGCGTCCACGCTCGGCCCCGTGCCGGACGTGCCGGTGGAGAAGCTGAGCAGCGCCACCTCGGCCCGTCCCAGCAGGCGCCGCGCGCTGGCGGCCGACGCCTGCGCGATGGCCGCCAGTCCCTCCGCGTCGGGCGCCACGGTCACGGCGCAGTCGGCCCAGATCATCTCGCGCCCGTCGCGCAGGCGCATGAGGAAGAACGACGAGGGCGCCGCGATGCCCTCGGCCAGCCCGATGCCCATGGCGGCGGCCTCGATCACTCGACGCGTGGGCGCGTCGGCCCCGGCCACCATCGCGTCGGCCTCACCGGCGGCGACCATCGCCGCGGCGCGCATCAGCGGCTTGCGCAGGAGCCGCCGGGCCATGCCCTCGGCCATGCCGCGCGCCTCGACCAGCGCGGCGACCTGTGCCTCGCTCGGCTCCGCCAGCGGCACGGCCAGGCACAGGCCTTCCGCGGTCAGCCGCGCGGCCGCCTCGGCCACCCGCGGCTCCGCCAGCTCGGGGAACACCACGCGCGCCGCGCGCCTCCGGGCCGCAGCCCTCGCCTCGTCCATCACGCTCATCGCCCCGGGAGACCCAAGATGACCGAGACCGTCAAGATCAACCGCGGGCTGAAGGGCATCTATTTCGAGCGCTCCGGCGTCAGCCACATCGACGGCGCGAAGGGCGAGCTGCTCTACCGCGGCCATACCATCCACGACCTCGCCGAGCACGCCACCTTCGAGGAGGTCTGCTACCTGCTGATCCACGGCGACCTGCCGGACCGCGACGCGCTGGAGGCGTTCGACGCCGAGTTGCGGCAGGGCCGCGCCGTGCCGGACGCCGTGCTGGACGTGATCGCGACCTGCAAGGCGGGGCACCCGATGGACGTGCTGCGGACCGCCGTCTCGGCCCTTGCCGCGCTGGAGGACGGCACCGACGACGCATCCGAGGAAGGCTTCCTTCGCAACGGCATGCGCCTCATGGCGCAGGTGCCGACGCTGATCGCCGCCCACGAGGCGATCCGGAACGGTCGCGACCCCGTGGCGCCGGACCCCGCGCTGGGCCACGCCGCGAACTGGCTGTGGATGCTGAAGGGCGAGCGCCCGTCCGAGGACGCCGCGCGCCTCGCGGACGTGGACCTCATCCTCCACGCCGAGCACGGGGCGAACGCATCCGCATTCGCGGCCCGCGTGGTGGTGGGGACCGACGCCGACCTTCATGGCGCGATCACCGCCGGGCTCGCGGCCCTCGCCGGCCCGGCCCACGGCGGCGCCGCCGAGGACGTGATGAAGATGGTGCGCGAGATCGGCGCGCCCGAGAACGCAGCCGACTACGTGAAGGCGAAGCGCGCCGCGCGCGAGCCCGTCACCGGCTTCGGCCACCGCGTCTACCGCGCCGAGGACCCCCGCGCCCGCCACATGCGCGAGGGCGTGCGGAAACTGGGCGAGGAGATGGGCGCGCCGGAATGGTACGAGATCCTCCAGGCCGTGGTGGAGGCGATGAAGCCCTACAGCCGCCACGGGCTGAACGTGAACGTCGATTTCTACTCTGGCGTGATCTACCAGCTCCACTCCATCCCGATGGACCTCTACGTGCCCATCTTCGCGATCGGCCGCATGCCCGGCTGGATCGTGCAATGCCTCGAGCAGCGGCGCCGCAACATCCTGATCCGGCCCCTGACGCTCTACGACGGCCCGGACGCGCGCCCGTGGGTGCCTCTGGAGGACCGGTGAGCGCCGCGTCCCGCCGCCGCGCCCCCTTTCGGGCGGCGCACCCGCGCGCTTACATGCGTGGCGCCGGAAGGGGACCGCTATGACCGAGCCCGAGATCGACCTGCACCCCCGGACCGGCGACGCGGTGCGCAAGACCACCTGCTACATGTGCGCCTGCCGCTGCGGGATCGACGTGCACGTCAAGCGCGACGCCGAGGGCGTGGAGCGCGTCGCCTACATCGACGGCAACCGCGATCACCCGGTGAACCGCGGCGTGCTGTGCGCGAAGGGCTCCGCGGGCATCATGCAGCACAACGCGCCCTCGCGCCTGCGCGCGCCCCTCAAGCGCACCGGCCCCCGCGGCTCCGGCGAGTTCGAGGAGATCACCTGGGACGAGGCCTACGAGATCGCCGTCGGCCTGCTGAAACCGATCCGTGAGACCGACCCCTCGAAGCTCGCCTTCTTCACCGGGCGCGACCAGTCCCAGAGCTTCACCTCGTGGTGGGCACAGGCCTTCGGCACGCCCAACTACGCGGCGCACGGCGGCTTCTGCTCGGTGAACATGGCGGCGGCGGGCATCTACACCATCGGCGGCGCCTTCTGGGAGTTCGGCCAGCCCGACTGGGACCGCACCAAGCTGTTCGTGCTGTTCGGCGTGGCCGAGGACCACGACTCGAACCCCCTCAAGATGGGCATCGGGCGGATCAAGGCGCGCGGCGCCCGCGTGGTCGGCGTGAACCCGGTGCGCTCGGGCTACAACGCGGTGGCCGACGACTGGTTCGGCGTCACCCCCGGCACAGACGGGCTGTTCATCCTCTCGGTGGTCCACTGCCTCCTGAAGGCGGGCCGCGTGGACCTGCCCTACCTGCGCGACTTCACCGACGCCCCCGTGCTGATCGACGCGCGCGAGGGGCCGACGAAGGGCTTGCCGCTGAAGGACGACGACGGCCACGCGCTGGTCTGGTGCCGCCGGGAGCAGCGCCCCCGCTGCTTCGACGGCGACGGCGTGGACCCCGACCTCAACGGCGCGTGGGAGGACGGCGGCGTCACCCACCGCACCGTGTTCCACCACATGGCCCACAAGTATCTGCGCGCCGACTATGCCCCCGAGGCGGTGGCCGAGCGCGTCGGCATCCCCGCCCCCCGCATCCGCGCCTTCGCCGCCGAGATCGCCCGCGTGGCCTTCGACGAGGCCTTCGAGCTGGAGCGCGAGTGGACCGACTTCCGGGGCCGCGTCCACAAGACGATGCAGGGCAGGCCCGTCAGCTTCCACGCCATGCGCGGCATCTCG encodes the following:
- a CDS encoding aspartate aminotransferase family protein, producing MKDFTQNDLSAVVEADRRHVWHHLLPHKPLETTDPRIIVEGKGMRVWDGLGKEHLDATSGGVWTVNVGYGRTEIADAVRNQLVQLNYFAQTMGSIPGSLFAERLIEKMPGLSRIYYANSGSEANEKAFKMVRQIAHRQHGGRKWKILYRERDYHGTTIANLSAGGQDERNAQYGPFTPGFVRVPHCLEYRAEAQGWGDLSGEAYGRRAADAIEEVILAEGPDTVGALCLEPITAGGGVITPPPGYWERVMEIVRKYDLLLHIDEVVCGVGRTGKWFGYQHYGIEPDFVSMAKGVASGYAAISCLATSERVFEMFKDDPSDPMGYFRDVSTFGGCTAGPTAGLKNMEIIEREGLLENTVRMGERLVANMEALSEKHRVIGQVRGKGLFAGAELVADRTTREPVPEAQVKAVVADCMAQGVILGASNRSLPGFNNCLLFSPALIATESDIDAITGAVDEALGRVFA
- a CDS encoding PLP-dependent aminotransferase family protein, whose protein sequence is MPIPAESFALDPAHPGTLQRQVRELVVDGILAGRFRPGDRMPSTRGLARHLGISRITVTLAYADLVAGDYLDARGRSGTFVSRDAPSPAAAPSRPASPPPPEARVDWSRALGPRFPAPRAPERPADWRSYRFPFIYGQTDARLFDHANWRRCALQALGARDFNAMTEDSYGRDDPLLVEQIATRILPRRGILAGPGEILVTMGAQNALWLVAQVLLTQRRLAVMEDPGYPALREILELSRCSLRAVAVDADGLPPEAVPAATDVLFVTPSHHCPTAVTMPTARRRALLARAEAENFLVVEDDYEFELAFLAPPSPALKSLDRAGRVIYIGSFAKSLFPGLRLGYVAAAEPLVAELRRLRSLVLRHPPGHLQRAAAHFLAEGHYDAQVTRMTRALRERRAAAVSALADCGLAPESSSAFGGSSLWMRAPIHVRARDLAERLRPASVLIEPADAFRAAPAPGPFYRLGYGAIGPDRIPEGIRRIAETAARMA
- the xsc gene encoding sulfoacetaldehyde acetyltransferase, whose translation is MKMTTEEAFVKVLQRHGIRHAFGIIGSAMMPISDLFPTAGITFWDCAHEGSAGFMADGYTRATGEMSMMIAQNGPGITNFVTAVKTAYWNHTPLLLVTPQAANKTIGQGGFQEVEQMKLFEDMVAYQEEVRDPSRIAEVLARVIAKAKRLSGPAQINVPRDFWTQVVDIEIPEPVEFERSPGGRQSIRQAAELLSSAKFPVILNGAGVVLSEGGIDASRRLAERLDAPVCVGYQHNDAFPGSHPLFAGPLGYNGSKAAMELIAKADVVLALGTRLNPFSTLPGYGIDYWPRDAKVIQVDLNPDRIGLTKKVAVGIVGDAAQVAEGILESLADGAGDAGRDDRRGLVADTKSRWKQELSSLDHEEDDPGTTWNERARADKPDWMSPRMAWRAIQSALPRDAIISSDIGNNCAIGNAYPDFDAGRKYLAPGLFGPCGYGLPSIVGAKIGQPDVPVVGFAGDGAFGIAVNELTAIGREEWPAITQIVFRNFQWGAEKRNSTLWFDDNFVGTELDDGVDYSKIAEACGLRGVRVRTQDELRDALSEAIDAQMKRGETTLIEVLLNQELGEPFRRDAMKKPVRVAGISKDDMRIAAE
- a CDS encoding phosphate acyltransferase codes for the protein MSVMDEARAAARRRAARVVFPELAEPRVAEAAARLTAEGLCLAVPLAEPSEAQVAALVEARGMAEGMARRLLRKPLMRAAAMVAAGEADAMVAGADAPTRRVIEAAAMGIGLAEGIAAPSSFFLMRLRDGREMIWADCAVTVAPDAEGLAAIAQASAASARRLLGRAEVALLSFSTGTSGTGPSVDAVRAAAEATGFAGPVQADAALDPEVGRRKGVAVEAVNVLVFPSLDAGNIAYKLAQELAGAQAVGPVLQGFRRPVCDLSRGARVDDIVDAAVITCALA
- a CDS encoding citrate/2-methylcitrate synthase, which codes for MTETVKINRGLKGIYFERSGVSHIDGAKGELLYRGHTIHDLAEHATFEEVCYLLIHGDLPDRDALEAFDAELRQGRAVPDAVLDVIATCKAGHPMDVLRTAVSALAALEDGTDDASEEGFLRNGMRLMAQVPTLIAAHEAIRNGRDPVAPDPALGHAANWLWMLKGERPSEDAARLADVDLILHAEHGANASAFAARVVVGTDADLHGAITAGLAALAGPAHGGAAEDVMKMVREIGAPENAADYVKAKRAAREPVTGFGHRVYRAEDPRARHMREGVRKLGEEMGAPEWYEILQAVVEAMKPYSRHGLNVNVDFYSGVIYQLHSIPMDLYVPIFAIGRMPGWIVQCLEQRRRNILIRPLTLYDGPDARPWVPLEDR